In one Sesamum indicum cultivar Zhongzhi No. 13 linkage group LG12, S_indicum_v1.0, whole genome shotgun sequence genomic region, the following are encoded:
- the LOC105175912 gene encoding vacuolar-sorting receptor 6: protein MLHIPTSSSFFIMFLVLTLLLLLLMSSVDSRFVVEKSSISVLSPYDLRSKHDAAIANFGVPDYGGSMVGTLLYPQKASVGCSSFDGDKPFKSNSPRPTILLLDRGDCYFALKVWNGQQAGAAAVLVADTIDEPLITMDSPGESSDADGYIDKIGIPSALIDRSFAQALKDALKKGEDVVVKIDWSESMPHPDQRVEYELWTNSNDECGIRCDEQMNFIKNFKGHAQILEKGGYTQFTPHYITWYCPQAFILSNQCKSQCINHGRYCAPDPEQDFEEGYQGKDVVFENLRQLCVHRVANESNRSWVWWDYVSDFHIRCSMKKRRYSKECAEEVMKSLGLPVEKINKCMGDPEADTENEVLKTEQDLQIGHGSRGDVTILPTMVINNVQYRGKLESSALLKAICAGFKETTDPPICLSADLETNQCLDNNGGCWRDPKSNITACKDTFRGRVCECPVVNGVQYEGDGYASCEAVGPGRCSVNNGGCWSDTKNGIRFSACMESDVSGCRCPPGFQGDGHKCEDVDECKERVSCQCDGCSCKNTWGGFECSCKGGQLYIMEHDACIERSSSKVGGILTLVVLAVALGAGIAGYIFYKYRLRSYMDSEIMAIMSQYMPLDNHQHQVVHHESHPNPTPHSSSV from the exons ATGCTGCATATCCccacttcttcttctttcttcatcATGTTTTTAGTATTAACGCTGCTACTTCTGTTACTGATGAGCTCTGTGGATTCGAGATTTGTAGTCGAGAAGAGCAGCATAAGCGTGCTGTCTCCTTATGATCTCCGCTCAAAGCACGATGCTGCAATTGCCAACTTTGGGGTCCCTGATTACGGTGGATCCATGGTCGGAACTCTGCTTTACCCACAAAAGGCCTCCGTCGGCTGCTCTTCTTTCGATGGAGATAAGCCTTTCAAATCCAACTCCCCACGTCCCActattcttcttcttgatcGTGGAG ATTGCTACTTTGCATTGAAGGTTTGGAATGGACAGCAGGCGGGTGCGGCCGCAGTTTTAGTGGCCGACACCATAGACGAACCCCTGATCACCATGGATTCACCTGGAGAGAGTTCTGACGCTGATGGATACATTGACAAGATAGGAATCCCTTCAGCACTCATCGACCGCTCCTTTGCTCAGGCACTCAAGGATGCCCTCAAGAAAGGTGAGGATGTGGTGGTGAAAATAGACTGGTCGGAGTCGATGCCCCATCCCGATCAAAGGGTTGAATATGAACTCTGGACCAATAGCAACGACGAGTGCGGGATTCGCTGCGACGAGCAGATGAATTTCATCAAGAATTTCAAGGGACACGCCCAAATTCTTGAGAAAGGCGGTTACACCCAATTCACACCCCACTATATAACTTGGTACTGCCCCCAGGCTTTTATTCTGAGCAACCAGTGCAAGTCTCAGTGCATAAACCACGGAAGGTACTGTGCGCCTGATCCAGAGCAGGACTTTGAGGAGGGATATCAAGGAAAAGATGTGGTGTTTGAGAACTTAAGGCAGCTCTGCGTCCATCGGGTCGCGAATGAGAGCAACCGCTCCTGGGTGTGGTGGGATTATGTCTCCGATTTCCACATCAGGTGTTCGATGAAGAAGAGGAGATACAGTAAAGAATGTGCAGAGGAAGTCATGAAATCGCTGG GTCTCCCAGTTGAGAAGATAAACAAGTGCATGGGTGACCCTGAAGCTGATACTGAAAATGAAGTCCTCAAAACTGAGCAAGATCTTCAG ATTGGTCACGGATCACGCGGTGATGTTACCATCTTACCAACTATGGTGATAAATAACGTGCAATACAGAG GAAAATTGGAGAGCAGTGCGCTGCTGAAGGCAATATGTGCTGGCTTCAAGGAGACAACTGATCCTCCTATTTGCTTGAGCGCAG atTTAGAGACAAATCAGTGCCTTGATAATAATGGAGGGTGTTGGCGGGATCCAAAATCGAATATAACAGCTTGCAAG GACACATTCAGGGGAAGAGTTTGTGAGTGCCCTGTAGTTAATGGTGTTCAGTACGAAGGAGATGGATATGCATCCTGTGAAG CCGTTGGACCAGGAAGGTGTTCCGTCAATAATGGAGGCTGTTGGTCGGATACCAAAAATGGAATCAGATTTTCTGCATGCATG GAATCGGATGTATCAGGGTGTCGGTGTCCACCTGGTTTCCAGGGTGATGGCCATAAATGTGAAG ATGTGGATGAATGTAAGGAAAGGGTTAGCTGCCAATGCGATGGGTGTAGCTGTAAGAACACGTGGGGTGGATTTGAGTGCAGTTGCAAGGGAGGTCAACTCTACATAATGGAGCACGACGCCTGCATTG AAAGGAGCAGCTCAAAAGTCGGGGGCATCCTTACCTTAGTGGTGCTCGCCGTGGCATTGGGTGCCGGAATAGCTGGTTACATTTTCTACAAATACAGACTACGG TCTTACATGGACTCGGAGATCATGGCTATCATGTCGCAGTATATGCCACTTGACAACCACCAGCATCAGGTTGTCCATCACGAATCTCATCCCAATCCCACCCCACATTCTTCTTCCGTCTGA